The Epinephelus lanceolatus isolate andai-2023 chromosome 21, ASM4190304v1, whole genome shotgun sequence genome has a segment encoding these proteins:
- the dnaaf3l gene encoding dynein axonemal assembly factor 3 isoform X1: MSGGRASEGPGCITWWGFSPARDLLSTGPVRHERNVNILLVGSGDPRHILKTISSLRDEESLHVWVIENSMELVARQLLLLYLALMPKESMGTNEKTEVFLEVFGNGEIRSQTEETLRHAASQLSLAVTETVETATHPCLNTTLLKFKERDELARIFKLWIQPRPSLSSSTCAAPILMSKVWDYRVRQHLGTCYDCKKERFDWDLIMKLHEKECGVINKQQYARWRERGLAFEMREGAYQITNQSLLSSRVFSQRGDKVAVRGYWGDIVSSPYLSFGIETDDKSLLKTQNGQHIKVDIWGGGGCWSLSQLTLDEGRGTPWTGHQTITGLRDRQPFTLTFTPTGNLESPINLTCVFLDSGRKPEYPQKTHTDTRRTCKPGILAATITKKRPQPPGETDINVCPFLSSQTAQDISIATVQELFQSLSSRRGCPTTSQSVAETGEPSPSPEADPKSVTINDLMRLSGVSVTFLPMDSLNKLPEKQKYSHFFNTIYFSASCAHQLGPMMRQIAAPDAVLVVELAKYILDLNKEQEAGFAKKVASMALEAGFEPWREGQSDDVHAVFIPQRK, from the exons ATGAGTGGTGGACGGGCTTCAGAGGGCCCTGGCTGCATCACCTGGTGGGGCTTCAGTCCTGCGCGCGACCTGCTGAGTACGG GCCCTGTGAGACATGAAAGGaatgtcaacattttattgGTTGGCAGTGGAGATCCACGACATATTTTGAAGACCATTTCTAGTTTGCGGGATGAAGAAAGTCTTCAT GTGTGGGTGATAGAAAACAGCATGGAGTTGGTGGCGAGACAGCTGTTGCTCCTCTACCTGGCGCTGATGCCAAAGGAAAGCATGGGAACGAATG AGAAGACAGAGGTGTTCCTGGAGGTGTTTGGGAACGGTGAGATCCGCAGTCAGACAGAGGAGACGCTGAGACATGCAGCATCGCAGCTCTCTCTGGCTGTTACCGAAACAGTGGAGACAGCCACGCACCCCTGTCTGAACACGACTCTTCTCAAG TTCAAGGAGCGAGATGAGCTGGCCAGGATATTCAAGCTGTGGATCCAGCCACGGCCTTCATTGTCTTCATCTACTTGTGCTGCACCTATCTTAATGTCCAAAGTCTGGGATTATCGAGTCAGGCAGCACCTTGGTACATGCTATGACTGTAAGAAGGAGCGCTTCGACTGGGACCTTATAATGAAACTTCACGAGAAAGAG tgtggcgtcatcaacaaaCAGCAATATGCACGATGGAGAGAACGGGGTTTGGCGTTTGAAATGAGGGAAGGTGCCTACCAAATAACCAATCAAAGCTTGCTGTCTTCAAGAGTGTTCAGTCAG AGAGGGGACAAAGTGGCAGTCAGAGGCTACTGGGGAGACATTGTTTCCAGCCCTTACCTCTCCTTTGGCATCGAAACTGATGACAAGAGCCTGCTGAAGACACAGAATGGACAACACATAAAGGTAGATatttggggtgggggggggtgctggagcctatcccagctgacactggatgAGGGGcgtggtacaccctggacaggtcaccagactatcacagggcttagagacagacaaccattcacgctcacattcacacctacgggcaatttagagtcgcCAATTAATCTAAcctgtgtgtttttggacagtgggaggaagccggagtacccacagaaaacccacactgacacgaggAGGACATGCAAACCAGGCATTTTGGCtgcaacaatcacaaaaaaaagaccACAACCTCCTGGAGAAACTGATATAAATGTCTGTCCCTTCCTTtcctcacagacggcccagGATATCTCCATTGCAACTGTCCAGGAACTGTTCCAGTCGCTGTCCAGTAGACGGGGCTGCCCCACCACTTCTCAGTCAGTCGCAGAGACAGGGGAGCCGTCCCCGTCCCCAGAGGCTGACCCAAAATCTGTCACCATTAACG ACTTGATGCGTCTGAGTGGAGTCTCTGTGACCTTCCTGCCTATGGACTCGCTTAACAAACtgccagaaaaacagaaatattccCACTTCTTCAACACCATCTATTTCTCTGCCAG CTGCGCGCACCAGTTGGGCCCGATGATGAGACAGATTGCAGCACCAGACGCTGTGCTTGTCGTGGAGTTGGCCAA GTACATTTTGGATCTGAATAAAGAGCAAGAAGCAGGCTTTGCAAAGAAAGTGGCGAGCATGGCTCTGGAGGCTGGATTTGAACCGTGGCGTGAGGGGCAGAGTGATGACGTCCATGCTGTTTTCATACCACAGAGGAAGTAA
- the dnaaf3l gene encoding dynein axonemal assembly factor 3 isoform X2: MSGGRASEGPGCITWWGFSPARDLLSTGPVRHERNVNILLVGSGDPRHILKTISSLRDEESLHVWVIENSMELVARQLLLLYLALMPKESMGTNEKTEVFLEVFGNGEIRSQTEETLRHAASQLSLAVTETVETATHPCLNTTLLKFKERDELARIFKLWIQPRPSLSSSTCAAPILMSKVWDYRVRQHLGTCYDCKKERFDWDLIMKLHEKECGVINKQQYARWRERGLAFEMREGAYQITNQSLLSSRVFSQRGDKVAVRGYWGDIVSSPYLSFGIETDDKSLLKTQNGQHIKTAQDISIATVQELFQSLSSRRGCPTTSQSVAETGEPSPSPEADPKSVTINDLMRLSGVSVTFLPMDSLNKLPEKQKYSHFFNTIYFSASCAHQLGPMMRQIAAPDAVLVVELAKYILDLNKEQEAGFAKKVASMALEAGFEPWREGQSDDVHAVFIPQRK, from the exons ATGAGTGGTGGACGGGCTTCAGAGGGCCCTGGCTGCATCACCTGGTGGGGCTTCAGTCCTGCGCGCGACCTGCTGAGTACGG GCCCTGTGAGACATGAAAGGaatgtcaacattttattgGTTGGCAGTGGAGATCCACGACATATTTTGAAGACCATTTCTAGTTTGCGGGATGAAGAAAGTCTTCAT GTGTGGGTGATAGAAAACAGCATGGAGTTGGTGGCGAGACAGCTGTTGCTCCTCTACCTGGCGCTGATGCCAAAGGAAAGCATGGGAACGAATG AGAAGACAGAGGTGTTCCTGGAGGTGTTTGGGAACGGTGAGATCCGCAGTCAGACAGAGGAGACGCTGAGACATGCAGCATCGCAGCTCTCTCTGGCTGTTACCGAAACAGTGGAGACAGCCACGCACCCCTGTCTGAACACGACTCTTCTCAAG TTCAAGGAGCGAGATGAGCTGGCCAGGATATTCAAGCTGTGGATCCAGCCACGGCCTTCATTGTCTTCATCTACTTGTGCTGCACCTATCTTAATGTCCAAAGTCTGGGATTATCGAGTCAGGCAGCACCTTGGTACATGCTATGACTGTAAGAAGGAGCGCTTCGACTGGGACCTTATAATGAAACTTCACGAGAAAGAG tgtggcgtcatcaacaaaCAGCAATATGCACGATGGAGAGAACGGGGTTTGGCGTTTGAAATGAGGGAAGGTGCCTACCAAATAACCAATCAAAGCTTGCTGTCTTCAAGAGTGTTCAGTCAG AGAGGGGACAAAGTGGCAGTCAGAGGCTACTGGGGAGACATTGTTTCCAGCCCTTACCTCTCCTTTGGCATCGAAACTGATGACAAGAGCCTGCTGAAGACACAGAATGGACAACACATAAAG acggcccagGATATCTCCATTGCAACTGTCCAGGAACTGTTCCAGTCGCTGTCCAGTAGACGGGGCTGCCCCACCACTTCTCAGTCAGTCGCAGAGACAGGGGAGCCGTCCCCGTCCCCAGAGGCTGACCCAAAATCTGTCACCATTAACG ACTTGATGCGTCTGAGTGGAGTCTCTGTGACCTTCCTGCCTATGGACTCGCTTAACAAACtgccagaaaaacagaaatattccCACTTCTTCAACACCATCTATTTCTCTGCCAG CTGCGCGCACCAGTTGGGCCCGATGATGAGACAGATTGCAGCACCAGACGCTGTGCTTGTCGTGGAGTTGGCCAA GTACATTTTGGATCTGAATAAAGAGCAAGAAGCAGGCTTTGCAAAGAAAGTGGCGAGCATGGCTCTGGAGGCTGGATTTGAACCGTGGCGTGAGGGGCAGAGTGATGACGTCCATGCTGTTTTCATACCACAGAGGAAGTAA